In Streptomyces sp. NBC_01439, the following are encoded in one genomic region:
- a CDS encoding PPOX class F420-dependent oxidoreductase — translation MTDFKGFSEAELAYLRSQHLGRLATVDAAGRPQANPVGFFPQEDGTILVGGMAMGTTKKWRNLHGNPRLSLVVDDLVSTRPWRVRGIEIRGRATLETGPHALGPHFSPEVIRIHPERVHAWGL, via the coding sequence ATGACGGACTTCAAGGGTTTCAGCGAGGCCGAACTGGCTTACCTGCGCTCCCAGCACCTGGGCCGCCTGGCCACGGTGGACGCGGCCGGGCGGCCGCAGGCGAATCCGGTGGGCTTCTTCCCCCAGGAGGACGGGACGATCCTGGTGGGCGGAATGGCGATGGGCACGACGAAGAAGTGGCGCAACCTGCACGGGAACCCCCGGCTGTCGCTGGTCGTGGACGACCTGGTGAGCACCCGGCCGTGGCGGGTGCGCGGCATCGAGATCCGGGGCCGCGCCACGCTGGAGACGGGCCCGCACGCGTTGGGCCCCCATTTCAGCCCGGAGGTGATCCGGATCCACCCGGAACGCGTCCACGCGTGGGGGCTCTGA
- a CDS encoding helix-turn-helix domain-containing protein, producing the protein MLGAIGLDEGQESAYRALVALGAAEVPDLAHRLTLPVPQAERALRHLERHGLAAQSSTRPGRWVAAPPGVALGALLTQQRHELEQAELAAALLAEEYRAEATEPAVHDLVEVVQGASAVAHRFHQIRLGAEKEVCALVTGRPQAVTGTGADHDAADRGSVRGVDYRVVIEREVLTAPSGIREASTALARGEQIRVTGQVPTKLVIADRSLAVVPLTARGADPAALVVHASGLLESLTGLFEAVWRESLPLRLGAAGSAEEAEGSPDATDLEILSLLLAGMTDASVAKHLELGLRTVQRRVKGLMELTGVTTRLQLGWHASERGWVAR; encoded by the coding sequence TTGCTGGGTGCCATAGGCCTGGACGAGGGCCAGGAGTCGGCGTACCGCGCGCTGGTCGCGCTGGGGGCCGCGGAGGTACCCGACCTCGCGCACCGGCTGACGCTGCCGGTGCCGCAAGCCGAACGAGCCCTGCGCCATCTGGAGCGGCACGGACTGGCGGCGCAGTCCTCGACCCGGCCCGGGCGCTGGGTGGCGGCCCCGCCGGGGGTGGCCCTCGGGGCCTTGCTGACCCAGCAGCGGCACGAGCTGGAGCAGGCGGAGCTGGCGGCGGCGCTACTGGCCGAGGAGTACCGGGCGGAGGCGACCGAACCGGCGGTGCACGACCTCGTGGAGGTGGTGCAGGGCGCGAGCGCGGTGGCGCACCGCTTCCACCAGATCCGGCTGGGCGCGGAGAAGGAGGTCTGCGCGCTGGTCACCGGCCGGCCGCAGGCGGTGACGGGGACGGGGGCGGACCACGACGCGGCCGACCGGGGCTCGGTGCGCGGGGTCGACTACCGGGTGGTCATCGAGCGGGAGGTGCTGACCGCGCCGAGCGGGATCCGGGAGGCGTCGACGGCGCTGGCGCGCGGCGAGCAGATCCGGGTGACGGGGCAGGTCCCGACCAAGCTGGTGATCGCGGACCGGTCGCTGGCCGTGGTCCCCCTGACGGCCCGCGGGGCGGATCCGGCGGCGCTGGTGGTGCACGCGTCGGGGCTGTTGGAATCCCTGACCGGCCTGTTCGAGGCGGTGTGGCGGGAGTCGTTGCCGCTGCGGCTGGGGGCGGCCGGTTCGGCCGAGGAGGCCGAAGGCAGCCCCGATGCCACGGACCTGGAGATCCTCTCGCTGCTCCTGGCGGGCATGACGGACGCGAGCGTGGCGAAGCACCTGGAGTTGGGGCTGCGGACGGTGCAGCGGCGGGTCAAGGGCCTGATGGAGCTGACCGGGGTGACGACGCGACTGCAGCTGGGCTGGCACGCGTCCGAGCGGGGCTGGGTGGCCCGATAG
- the rsgA gene encoding ribosome small subunit-dependent GTPase A, with protein MFNASLHTSAPSDAQHVLVTYGWDDAWEAEFAPYAEQGLLPGRVVRVDRGQCDVMTADGIVRADTAFVTPHDPLRVICTGDWAAVEAAGNPRYVKAYLPRRTAFVRSTSSQRSEGQILAANVDHAVIAVSLAVELDLGRIERFLALAWESGAQPLVVLTKADLVPDAATLGHLVEDVEATAPGVQVLTVSSLTGEGTDVLAAIVGDGTSVLLGISGAGKSTLANALLGTEVMEVQAAREVDGKGRHTTTTRNLLALPGGGVLIDTPGLRGVGLWDAETGVGQVFSEIEEYAEHCRFHDCAHEAEPGCAVLAALESGELPDRRLESYRKLLRENQRIVAKTDARLRSEIRRDWRMKSAEGRANHAAKRGGRV; from the coding sequence TTGTTCAACGCTTCGCTCCACACGTCCGCTCCTTCCGATGCACAGCACGTCCTCGTCACCTATGGCTGGGACGACGCGTGGGAGGCCGAGTTCGCCCCGTACGCCGAGCAGGGCCTCCTGCCCGGCCGCGTCGTACGCGTCGACCGCGGCCAGTGCGACGTCATGACCGCGGACGGCATCGTCCGCGCCGACACCGCCTTCGTCACCCCGCACGACCCGCTCCGCGTCATTTGCACCGGGGACTGGGCCGCCGTCGAGGCGGCCGGCAATCCCCGCTACGTGAAGGCGTACCTGCCGCGCCGGACCGCCTTCGTACGGTCCACCTCCTCGCAGCGGTCCGAGGGGCAGATCCTCGCCGCCAACGTCGACCACGCCGTCATCGCGGTCTCCCTCGCCGTCGAGCTGGACCTCGGGCGCATCGAGCGCTTCCTGGCCCTGGCTTGGGAATCGGGGGCGCAGCCGCTGGTCGTCCTCACCAAGGCGGACCTGGTTCCGGACGCGGCGACGCTCGGGCACCTGGTCGAGGACGTGGAGGCCACCGCGCCCGGCGTCCAGGTACTGACCGTCTCCTCCCTCACGGGGGAGGGTACGGACGTGCTGGCCGCGATCGTCGGCGACGGCACCAGCGTGCTGCTCGGCATCTCGGGCGCCGGCAAGTCCACCCTGGCCAACGCGCTGCTCGGCACCGAGGTCATGGAGGTGCAGGCGGCCCGCGAGGTCGACGGCAAGGGCCGGCACACGACCACCACGCGCAACCTGCTCGCCCTGCCGGGCGGCGGCGTCCTGATCGACACCCCCGGACTGCGCGGCGTCGGGCTCTGGGACGCCGAGACCGGGGTCGGCCAGGTCTTCTCGGAGATCGAGGAGTACGCGGAACACTGCCGCTTCCACGACTGCGCGCACGAGGCGGAGCCGGGGTGCGCGGTGCTGGCCGCGCTGGAATCCGGTGAGCTCCCGGACCGCCGCCTGGAGAGCTACCGCAAGCTCCTGCGGGAGAACCAGCGCATCGTCGCCAAGACGGACGCCCGGCTGCGGTCGGAGATCCGCCGCGACTGGCGCATGAAGTCGGCGGAGGGCCGGGCCAACCACGCCGCGAAGCGGGGCGGCCGCGTCTGA
- a CDS encoding OmpA family protein — protein MRTSAVTRTIGSLAPVGLLALLLAGCGTDDPRTGCAWMKDQDPAAGAGSTVILVDGSASVRGAASGAEGPDYGRAVDTLLEEGVEAGDTFSVGTFAGAPGDVDWTFRKRSANWKESARNSGNQKANRDAAIRCLAEDVTTAQRVVPARGGTDVLAALTTGAGLLQDVEGPRRLVVLSDGLSTNGCADLRQAAFDSEADVKAIASVCATKGEFSELPDLSGIGVTFVGLGHSAGAQPSANQAQRAWLSRLWTSLCERAGATGANCIASGAPVGSAPAPAATRPVQADPVVAYRDGRSQTYSLLGAALFDTDAARLRPAAMEPLTDIAVRARTTPGLDRVEVDGYVDLRGGSANDRSLSKSRADAVVEVLVEHGVPRSSVEAYGRGVSPGCPSDRSTEDMSAGERLQCDRRVDIRIFWK, from the coding sequence GTGAGGACGTCCGCCGTCACCCGCACGATCGGATCCCTGGCCCCGGTCGGCCTGCTCGCCCTCCTGCTCGCCGGTTGCGGCACGGACGACCCGAGGACGGGCTGCGCCTGGATGAAGGACCAGGACCCCGCCGCGGGCGCGGGCAGCACCGTGATCCTCGTCGACGGCTCGGCGTCCGTGCGCGGTGCCGCGTCCGGCGCCGAGGGCCCCGACTACGGTCGAGCGGTCGACACCCTGCTGGAGGAGGGCGTCGAGGCGGGCGACACCTTCTCCGTCGGCACCTTCGCGGGCGCTCCCGGAGACGTCGACTGGACCTTCCGGAAGCGGTCCGCCAACTGGAAGGAGAGCGCGCGGAACTCGGGCAACCAGAAGGCCAACCGGGACGCTGCGATCAGGTGCCTCGCCGAGGACGTCACCACCGCCCAGCGCGTGGTCCCCGCCCGCGGCGGCACCGATGTCCTGGCCGCCCTGACCACGGGCGCCGGCCTGTTGCAGGACGTCGAGGGCCCGCGGCGGCTGGTGGTGCTGAGCGACGGCCTGTCCACCAACGGCTGTGCCGACCTGCGCCAGGCAGCCTTCGACTCCGAAGCCGATGTCAAGGCCATCGCGTCGGTGTGCGCCACGAAGGGAGAGTTCTCCGAACTGCCCGACCTGAGTGGCATCGGCGTCACGTTCGTGGGCCTGGGGCACTCCGCCGGAGCACAGCCGTCGGCGAACCAGGCCCAGCGCGCCTGGCTCAGCCGCCTGTGGACCTCGCTCTGCGAGCGCGCCGGCGCCACCGGGGCCAACTGCATAGCCAGCGGTGCCCCGGTCGGCTCGGCGCCCGCTCCGGCCGCCACCCGCCCGGTCCAGGCCGACCCGGTGGTGGCGTACCGCGACGGTCGCTCCCAGACGTATTCGCTGCTGGGCGCCGCGTTGTTCGACACCGACGCGGCACGGCTGCGCCCGGCGGCCATGGAGCCGCTCACCGACATCGCCGTCCGGGCCCGCACCACACCGGGGCTCGACCGCGTCGAGGTCGACGGATACGTCGACCTGCGCGGCGGATCCGCCAACGACCGGTCGCTGTCCAAGAGCCGCGCGGACGCCGTGGTCGAGGTGCTCGTCGAGCACGGGGTGCCCCGCTCCAGCGTCGAGGCGTACGGCCGGGGCGTGTCCCCGGGGTGCCCCTCCGACCGATCCACCGAGGACATGTCCGCCGGGGAGCGGTTGCAGTGTGACCGCCGTGTGGACATCCGCATCTTCTGGAAGTGA
- a CDS encoding protein phosphatase 2C domain-containing protein produces the protein MSQQGADDWWQKLYEGPDAGAEPDPGDTLDKRFRSAAGVTTDPAPVPVAASAAGPAPDLAPDPGPPEPPRAPEPPRAPESLLPGPRQGEPAPTPTLPDLPPPRDPRAGDATGYALGGVAVPPVRGPELPVRHPDSPSPDAWFDPAPQQLQPQQPAPVAESGPVAEPVADGPEAVRPEVSHLGDRAPTYAAEPGALPPTDPAAIEELTPDTVLEGARYGTYTLRAASLRGDSARYRGEARRDFLLTARFGSGDDALVLVALAGGDRAAPGAAEAAAELCRTVASAVGRSQERLADDIRAGRRDALRSGLQRLTDRGYGRLRAHAAELGLAEPAYTAGLRGLLLPVDPQCRTRVCFGAGAGGLFRLRAGQWQDLEPAGPAEDADGGFRFRAAVARPGDTLLLCSGGLSEPMREEAALPAELAARWSRQEPPGLAAFLADIQLRLKGYADDRTAAAVWEA, from the coding sequence ATGAGTCAGCAGGGCGCGGACGACTGGTGGCAGAAGCTCTACGAGGGCCCGGACGCGGGAGCGGAACCCGACCCGGGGGACACCCTGGACAAGCGGTTCCGCTCGGCGGCGGGCGTCACGACGGACCCGGCACCGGTGCCGGTCGCGGCCTCTGCCGCGGGCCCGGCGCCGGACCTCGCGCCGGATCCGGGCCCGCCGGAACCTCCGCGGGCCCCGGAACCTCCGCGGGCCCCGGAGTCGCTGCTGCCCGGCCCCCGGCAGGGGGAGCCGGCGCCCACCCCGACCCTGCCCGACCTCCCGCCGCCGAGGGATCCCCGGGCGGGCGACGCCACGGGGTACGCGCTCGGGGGCGTGGCCGTACCACCGGTGCGCGGGCCCGAGTTGCCGGTGCGGCACCCGGACTCGCCGAGCCCCGATGCCTGGTTCGATCCGGCCCCGCAGCAGCTGCAGCCGCAGCAGCCGGCGCCGGTGGCCGAGTCCGGGCCGGTGGCCGAGCCGGTGGCGGACGGACCGGAGGCCGTCCGACCCGAGGTCTCCCACCTGGGCGACCGCGCTCCCACCTACGCCGCCGAGCCGGGCGCCCTCCCGCCCACCGACCCGGCCGCCATCGAGGAACTGACCCCGGACACCGTCCTGGAGGGGGCCCGCTACGGCACCTACACCCTGCGCGCCGCCTCCCTGCGCGGGGACTCCGCCCGCTACCGCGGCGAGGCCCGCCGCGACTTCCTGCTCACCGCCCGCTTCGGCAGCGGCGACGACGCGCTGGTCCTGGTGGCCCTCGCGGGCGGGGACCGGGCCGCCCCCGGGGCCGCCGAGGCCGCCGCCGAACTGTGCCGCACCGTCGCGTCGGCCGTCGGGCGCAGCCAGGAGCGGCTGGCCGACGACATTCGCGCCGGGCGCCGCGACGCCCTGCGCTCGGGCCTGCAACGACTCACCGACCGGGGGTACGGGCGACTGCGGGCCCACGCCGCCGAGCTGGGGCTCGCGGAACCGGCGTACACCGCCGGACTGCGCGGGCTGCTGCTCCCGGTGGACCCGCAGTGCCGCACCCGGGTCTGCTTCGGAGCGGGCGCGGGCGGCCTCTTCCGGCTCCGTGCAGGGCAGTGGCAGGACCTGGAGCCCGCCGGGCCGGCCGAGGACGCGGACGGCGGTTTCCGCTTCCGCGCGGCCGTGGCCCGGCCCGGGGACACCCTGCTGCTGTGCTCCGGGGGCCTGTCGGAACCGATGCGTGAGGAGGCCGCGCTCCCGGCGGAACTCGCCGCCCGCTGGTCCCGTCAGGAACCGCCGGGCCTCGCGGCGTTCCTCGCGGACATCCAGCTCCGGCTCAAGGGGTACGCCGACGACCGCACGGCCGCCGCGGTCTGGGAGGCGTAG
- a CDS encoding NAD(P)-dependent oxidoreductase — protein sequence MKIVLFGASGNIGRPTTEELLRRGHTVTAVTRAGHVDGLEHKALTVTTGDVTDAAAVAGLATSHDAVLSAVGPRIGQEDDRATIVGAARALIDGLRRAGVTRLVTIGGAGSLRTPTGARVMDDPDFPALWKANAEAQSEALDLYRGVHDLDWTYVSPAAVIGAGERTGAYRSAGDTLLTDDDGNSRISYADYAIALADTIESGTAIRRRITVAY from the coding sequence ATGAAGATCGTCCTGTTCGGTGCCAGCGGCAACATCGGCCGGCCCACCACCGAGGAACTACTGCGTCGCGGCCACACCGTCACCGCGGTCACCCGAGCCGGCCACGTCGACGGACTCGAGCACAAGGCCCTGACCGTGACCACCGGTGACGTCACGGACGCCGCCGCGGTCGCCGGCCTCGCCACCTCCCACGACGCCGTACTGTCGGCCGTCGGCCCCCGGATCGGCCAGGAGGACGACCGCGCCACGATCGTCGGCGCCGCCCGTGCGCTGATCGACGGACTCCGCCGAGCCGGCGTCACCCGCCTGGTCACCATCGGCGGTGCCGGTAGCCTGCGCACGCCGACCGGCGCCCGGGTCATGGACGACCCGGACTTCCCCGCGCTGTGGAAGGCCAACGCCGAGGCCCAGTCCGAAGCGCTCGACCTCTACCGCGGCGTGCACGACCTCGACTGGACGTACGTGTCGCCCGCCGCGGTCATCGGAGCGGGCGAGCGGACCGGGGCCTACCGCAGCGCCGGGGACACCCTGCTCACCGACGACGACGGCAACAGCCGCATCTCGTACGCCGACTACGCGATCGCCTTGGCCGACACGATCGAGAGCGGCACCGCGATCCGCCGCCGCATCACCGTGGCGTACTGA
- a CDS encoding MBL fold metallo-hydrolase, with translation MTTTLSVRRLAWAGVEIRLGDTRLLIDPLENVAPLAPVMGPPHRPVDPVDTPPGTHALITHLHPDHYDHDLIARIAATGTIGCHTPSAAALHEAGITPVAQDLGRSRRIGELTVTPVTSLDWRGNDCDQVAWVVEGAGRRVIHCGDTQWHGSWWQIARDHGPFDVAFVPVNGVIAHFEGYAANVPATMTPEQGVEAAVALGAGTVCAMHYGLFHNPPFYTEQPDIEQRFQHAADERGITAAIIADGQPVL, from the coding sequence ATGACCACGACCCTTTCCGTACGTCGGCTGGCCTGGGCCGGCGTCGAGATCCGTCTCGGCGACACCCGCCTGCTGATCGACCCGCTCGAGAACGTCGCTCCGCTGGCGCCGGTGATGGGGCCGCCGCACCGGCCGGTCGACCCGGTCGACACCCCGCCCGGCACCCACGCCCTCATCACCCACCTGCACCCCGACCACTACGACCACGACCTGATCGCCCGGATCGCGGCCACCGGCACGATCGGCTGCCACACCCCGAGCGCGGCGGCGCTGCACGAGGCGGGCATCACCCCCGTTGCCCAGGACCTGGGCCGGTCGCGCCGCATCGGAGAGCTGACCGTCACCCCGGTGACCTCGCTGGACTGGCGCGGCAACGACTGTGACCAGGTCGCCTGGGTCGTCGAAGGCGCCGGCCGGCGAGTCATCCACTGCGGCGACACCCAGTGGCACGGCAGCTGGTGGCAGATCGCCCGCGACCACGGCCCGTTCGACGTCGCGTTCGTCCCGGTCAACGGCGTCATCGCCCACTTCGAGGGCTACGCGGCCAACGTCCCGGCGACCATGACCCCCGAGCAGGGCGTCGAGGCCGCCGTCGCACTCGGCGCCGGCACCGTCTGCGCCATGCACTACGGCCTGTTCCACAACCCGCCGTTCTACACCGAACAACCCGACATCGAGCAGCGCTTCCAGCACGCCGCCGACGAGCGCGGCATCACCGCGGCGATCATCGCCGACGGTCAGCCCGTCCTCTGA
- a CDS encoding glutaredoxin domain-containing protein produces MMRAWMLPMLFGAGGAVVSVGLVLSGSPGPAAALLLVFVLLAGVHSPLMFPRSIGAPEAQRRSAADGRPVVFWRPGCTYCIRLRIRLGRSAHQLHWVDIWSDPAGAAVVRAANDGNETVPTVLVAGRPHTNPDPAWVRGRLGRP; encoded by the coding sequence ATGATGCGTGCGTGGATGTTGCCGATGCTGTTCGGGGCCGGTGGAGCGGTCGTCTCGGTCGGCCTGGTCTTGAGCGGGAGCCCCGGCCCGGCCGCGGCGCTCCTCCTGGTGTTCGTGCTGCTGGCCGGCGTGCACTCGCCCCTGATGTTCCCGCGGTCGATCGGTGCGCCCGAGGCGCAGCGCCGCAGCGCGGCCGACGGCCGGCCGGTCGTCTTCTGGCGGCCGGGCTGCACGTACTGCATACGGCTGCGCATCCGGCTGGGCCGCAGCGCCCACCAACTCCACTGGGTCGACATCTGGAGCGACCCCGCAGGAGCCGCAGTGGTCAGGGCGGCCAACGACGGGAACGAGACCGTGCCGACCGTCCTCGTCGCGGGCCGGCCGCACACCAACCCGGATCCCGCATGGGTGCGCGGACGGCTCGGACGGCCCTAG
- a CDS encoding helix-turn-helix domain-containing protein produces MRWNLRLTAANKGIWKASELQRNLAEHGLVISAGKMSGLWSGQLVSLKLEDLDVICVVLGCEIGDLLIPEPGKVNRPGQEETGRVAVGSGTIAPAVVPKRRDGRSLPPT; encoded by the coding sequence ATGAGGTGGAACCTGCGGCTGACCGCCGCGAACAAGGGCATCTGGAAGGCGTCCGAGCTTCAGCGAAACCTCGCGGAGCACGGCCTGGTGATCTCCGCCGGGAAGATGTCCGGGCTGTGGTCCGGGCAGCTGGTCTCACTCAAGCTGGAGGACCTGGACGTCATCTGCGTCGTCCTCGGCTGCGAGATCGGAGACCTGCTGATCCCGGAGCCGGGCAAGGTCAACCGCCCTGGCCAGGAGGAGACCGGTCGAGTCGCGGTCGGCTCCGGCACCATCGCGCCCGCCGTGGTGCCCAAGCGCCGCGATGGCCGGTCGCTGCCTCCGACATGA
- a CDS encoding GNAT family N-acetyltransferase, with protein MSDLRFQEPDCDATLKDWQHVHNTIIPTHVLSLEEVRERSERHRLEIAHLDDTLVGCSTVRPPTDDTRTATVIARVLAAHRGQGFGEALYLRGLHRARELGARVIETVVLSSNHDGLRFALEHGFVETERYLLPGDTIPWIDLRLS; from the coding sequence ATGTCTGACCTTCGCTTCCAAGAGCCCGACTGCGATGCCACTCTCAAGGACTGGCAGCACGTCCACAACACGATCATCCCCACCCACGTCTTGTCGTTGGAAGAGGTGCGGGAACGTTCCGAGCGTCACCGCCTGGAGATCGCGCACCTCGATGACACCCTCGTGGGCTGCAGTACGGTGCGCCCGCCGACGGATGACACGCGGACGGCGACGGTGATCGCCAGGGTGCTCGCCGCGCACCGTGGACAAGGGTTCGGGGAGGCCCTCTATCTGCGGGGGCTGCACCGGGCGCGGGAGTTGGGCGCCAGGGTGATCGAGACCGTCGTCCTGTCATCGAACCACGACGGCCTGCGGTTTGCGCTGGAGCACGGGTTCGTCGAGACCGAGCGCTACCTGCTGCCGGGGGACACCATCCCCTGGATCGACTTGCGGCTCTCCTGA
- a CDS encoding DUF3592 domain-containing protein has protein sequence MVDETVRAGAGHRTEVFVWLGLALLLGALSALVLIPQAQHLRSLRDGVRADATMHTRGTCALGQCSVAFEAQDRTVVAALPPGSSGSKYPVGAHLTVRYRADDPQTVAAAADVEGGGATLLAASTGAGAVLFLLLPVMKTVARARRRRAASSAVG, from the coding sequence ATGGTGGACGAGACGGTACGTGCAGGCGCCGGGCATCGTACGGAAGTCTTCGTGTGGCTCGGTCTCGCACTACTCCTGGGCGCACTGTCGGCCCTGGTACTGATTCCCCAGGCCCAGCATCTGCGCTCGCTCCGCGACGGTGTGCGCGCCGACGCCACCATGCATACCCGCGGCACGTGCGCGCTGGGACAGTGCTCGGTCGCCTTCGAGGCGCAGGACCGCACCGTCGTGGCGGCCTTGCCCCCAGGCAGTAGTGGCAGCAAATACCCCGTGGGCGCGCACCTCACCGTCCGGTACCGGGCGGACGATCCGCAGACAGTCGCCGCCGCGGCCGACGTGGAGGGCGGTGGGGCGACCTTGCTAGCCGCCTCGACCGGCGCGGGTGCCGTGTTGTTCCTGCTTCTGCCGGTCATGAAGACGGTGGCCCGAGCACGGCGGCGGCGCGCGGCGTCCAGCGCCGTTGGATGA
- a CDS encoding helix-turn-helix domain-containing protein — translation MRTYGQYCGIAKTLDAVGDRWTLLIVRELLALGPCRHTDLRNGLPGIASNLLVDRLRELEEAGLIHREAAPPPVATTLFSLTERGRELEPVLRELSRWGIPLLREPAGNDTFRTHWLDMPARALTDHRPDQPAIALQLHADGNEDLVIEVKDGSVHTHAGRVDHPTASLTGPPHLLAATLLGDLDLSAAVQQGLRLSGDHEAVLRILPR, via the coding sequence ATGCGCACCTATGGGCAGTACTGCGGCATCGCGAAAACACTGGACGCCGTCGGCGACCGATGGACCCTGCTGATCGTCCGTGAGCTACTCGCCCTGGGTCCGTGCCGGCACACCGACCTGCGCAACGGGCTGCCCGGGATCGCCAGCAACCTGCTGGTCGACCGGCTCCGCGAACTCGAGGAAGCCGGCCTGATCCACCGCGAGGCCGCCCCGCCGCCGGTGGCCACCACCCTGTTCTCCCTCACCGAGCGTGGCCGCGAGCTGGAGCCGGTGCTGCGGGAGCTGAGCCGCTGGGGAATTCCGCTGTTGCGTGAGCCGGCCGGCAACGACACCTTCCGCACCCACTGGCTGGACATGCCCGCCCGGGCACTGACCGACCACCGCCCCGACCAGCCGGCAATCGCCCTGCAACTGCACGCCGACGGCAACGAAGACCTGGTCATCGAAGTCAAGGACGGCTCGGTGCACACACACGCCGGCCGGGTCGACCACCCCACCGCGTCCCTAACCGGACCGCCGCACCTGCTGGCCGCAACCCTGCTCGGCGACCTCGATCTGAGCGCCGCAGTACAGCAAGGCCTGCGGCTCAGCGGCGACCACGAGGCAGTACTGCGCATCCTGCCCCGCTGA
- a CDS encoding DUF456 domain-containing protein has translation MDLPQLLLVGLVLLLGVVGVLIPGVPGTWLVWAGLLWWALHVRSASAWTLLVAATALLLVVQVVKWLLPPRRVRGLGITSRMVVFAGAGALLGFVLVPVVGAVPGFVGGIYLCERLRLGTHGEAWASVRAVMRAVGTSVLVELFACLVLVGAWVGVVVAQ, from the coding sequence ATGGATCTGCCTCAGCTGCTGCTGGTGGGGCTGGTGCTGCTGCTCGGGGTGGTCGGAGTGCTGATCCCGGGTGTGCCGGGCACCTGGCTGGTGTGGGCGGGGCTGCTGTGGTGGGCACTGCACGTGCGCTCGGCATCGGCGTGGACCCTGCTGGTCGCGGCGACGGCCCTGCTGTTGGTGGTCCAGGTGGTGAAGTGGCTGCTGCCGCCCCGGCGGGTGCGGGGGCTGGGCATCACCTCCCGGATGGTGGTGTTCGCGGGGGCCGGGGCGCTCCTGGGCTTCGTCCTGGTGCCGGTGGTGGGGGCGGTTCCGGGCTTCGTGGGCGGCATCTACCTGTGCGAGCGGCTGCGCCTGGGCACCCACGGCGAGGCCTGGGCGTCGGTGCGGGCGGTGATGCGGGCGGTGGGGACGAGCGTGCTGGTGGAACTGTTCGCGTGCCTGGTCCTGGTGGGGGCGTGGGTGGGGGTGGTGGTGGCGCAGTAG
- a CDS encoding HIT family protein: MDQRAEDRSAAHGTGGGHDRPAHGDCPFCRIVRGAAPAHILRDWPGALAISPRGGGVTPGHVLVLPKTHVPDVAADPAVSAMTMLHAAEVAGEVGDCNVITSRGAAATQTVPHLHVHVVPRRHGDGIALPWTTSPTGDGPRRPGRERPPWTAPRPAGR, from the coding sequence ATGGACCAGCGAGCCGAGGACCGCAGTGCGGCGCACGGGACGGGTGGCGGACACGACCGCCCGGCCCACGGGGACTGTCCGTTCTGCCGCATCGTTCGGGGCGCCGCACCCGCGCACATCCTCCGTGACTGGCCGGGGGCACTGGCCATCAGCCCGCGGGGCGGAGGCGTCACGCCGGGACACGTCCTCGTGCTGCCCAAGACGCACGTCCCCGATGTCGCGGCCGATCCGGCCGTGTCGGCGATGACGATGCTGCACGCGGCCGAAGTCGCCGGGGAGGTCGGTGACTGCAACGTGATCACCTCGCGGGGTGCTGCCGCCACCCAGACGGTTCCGCACCTGCACGTGCACGTGGTGCCGCGCCGTCACGGAGACGGGATCGCGCTGCCGTGGACGACCTCGCCGACCGGGGACGGCCCTCGCCGACCGGGCCGGGAGAGGCCGCCCTGGACGGCTCCCCGCCCCGCCGGGCGCTGA